In Chiroxiphia lanceolata isolate bChiLan1 chromosome 9, bChiLan1.pri, whole genome shotgun sequence, one DNA window encodes the following:
- the KIF2C gene encoding kinesin-like protein KIF2C isoform X1, with protein sequence MDSRLCRNVYPGLVVNIQRSNGLIHKATVSAVKEEQCSVLVEWSEAGITKGKEIGINDVIAVNPELSELPAADAKENVPLQDNVTVQKQKRRTTLSKIPAPREAVTSNVSADEQKIPAVRGRSRMSAITESQCIQEDEMVVDPSTSVQARKYLSVPAGRTRASRLGCVPEASLPGVNENTENHLPAARTSTSGSPVRRRSNIVKEMEKMKSKREEKRAQISEIRIKRAQEFDSSCPNWEFARMIKEFRATLNCQPISVDDPIEEHRICVCVRKRPLNRQELQKKECDVVTVPSKCVLMVHEPKQKVDLTKYLDTQTFRFDFSFDETSSNEMVYRFTARPLVETIFEGGKATCFAYGQTGSGKTHTMGGDFSGKIQNASKGIYAFASQDVFLLLSQPRYRSQNLEVYVTFFEIYNGKVFDLLNKKAKLRVLEDGKQQVQVVGLQERQVGCAEDVIRMIAIGSACRTSGQTFANASSSRSHACFQIILRQRGQLIGKFSLVDLAGNERGADTASADRQTRMEGAEINKSLLALKECIRALGQNKSHTPFRESKLTQVLRDSFIGTNSRTCMIAMISPGMNSCEYTLNTLRYADRVKELSPHDGGSDMQNQMETEEMETGGEDLGLQYSFSKDEEEDLSPHMFNYREAMTQVSEREEKVVEQLRELRQRMMTMMTEVDYLLGITEKPDYDLETFVSRAKYFVEDGSRNFLSVRETLDALGAAMQLEEQASKQIRRQRP encoded by the exons ATGGACTCCCGCCTGTGCCGCAATGTCTACCCCGGCCTCGTCGTTAACATCCAGCGGAGCAATG GTTTAATCCACAAGGCGACGGTGAGCGCGGTGAAAGAGGAGCAGTGCTCCGTGCTGGTGGAGTGGTCTGAGGCCGGCATCACCAAGGGCAAGGAG ATTGGTATTAATGATGTGATAGCAGTAAATCCTGAATTATCAGAACTACCTGCTGCTGATGCGAAAGAGAACGTCCCTTTGCAAGACAATGTAACTGTACAG aaacagaagcGTAGAACAACCCTTTCAAAAATTCCTGCTCCACGGGAAG CAGTCACATCTAATGTTTCTGCAGATGAGCAGAAGATTCCAG CTGTGCGTGGCCGTTCCAGGATGTCTGCTATCACAGAGTCTCAGTGCATCCAGGAAGATGAGATGGTCGTAGATCCCAGCACTTCTGTGCAAGCcagaaaatatttgtcagtTCCTG CTGGCCGAACCAGGGCTagcaggctgggctgtgttCCAGAAGCCTCACTGCCAGgtgtaaatgaaaatacagagaatcATCTGCCTGCTGCTAGAACGAGCACTTCAGGGAGCCCAG TTAGGAGAAGATCTAACATTGtgaaagagatggagaaaatgaaaagcaagagagaagaaaaaagagctcAAATCAGTGAAATCAGGATAAAACGAGCGCAG GAGTTTGACAGCAGCTGTCCAAACTGGGAGTTTGCACGTATGATCAAGGAATTCAGAGCAACTTTAAACTGCCAGCCAATATCTGTAGATGATCCA aTAGAAGAACATAGGatttgtgtctgtgtgaggAAGCGCCCTCTCAATAGGCAAG AACTTCAAAAAAAGGAGTGTGATGTGGTCACTGTTCCGAGCAAGTGTGTCCTGATGGTGCATGAGCCAAAGCAGAAAGTAGACCTAACCAAATACCTTGACACCCAGACATTTAGATTTGACTTTTCATTTGATGAAACCTCTTCTAATGAAATGGTGTACAG ATTCACTGCTAGACCACTTGTCGAGACCATCTTTGAGGGTGGAAAAGCGACATGCTTTGCATATGGCCAGACAGGCAGTGGCAAGACACAT ACTATGGGCGGAGACTTCTCTGGGAAAATACAGAATGCCTCAAAGGGCATATATGCCTTTGCCT CACAAGATGTCTTCCTCCTCCTAAGCCAGCCCAGGTACAGGAGTCAGAATCTGGAAGTCTACGTgactttctttgaaatatacAATGGAAAG GTGTTTGACCTCTTGAATAAGAAGGCCAAGCTTCGAGTCCTGGAGGATGGCAAGCAGCAGGTCCAGGTTGTTGGTCTCCAAGAAAGACAAgttggctgtgctgaggatgtCATCAGAATGATCGCGATTGGCAGTGCCTGCAG GACGTCTGGGCAGACTTTTGCAAATGCCAGCTCTTCACGGTCACACGCCTGCTTCCAAATCATACTGCGCCAAAGAGGACAACTGATTGGCAAATTTTCCTTGGTGGATCTGGCAGGAAATGAGAGGGGTGCAGACACAGCTAGTGCTGATCGGCAGACACGAATGGAAGGTGCAGAAATCAATAAGAGCTTGCTGGCTTTGAAG GAGTGTATCCGAGCTTTAGGGCAGAACAAGTCTCACACCCCTTTTCGGGAGAGCAAGCTGACCCAGGTGCTAAGAGACTCTTTCATAGGAACAAACTCAAGGACCTGTATG ATAGCAATGATTTCTCCAGGCATGAATTCGTGTGAGTACACCTTAAACACACTGAGATACGCTGACAG AGTGAAAGAGCTCAGCCCTCATGATGGAGGTAGTGACATGCAGAATCAGATGGAGACTGAGGAAATGGAGACTGGTGGAGAAGACTTGGGTCTTCAATACAGT ttctccaaggatgaggaggaagatcTCTCTCCCCACATGTTCAACTATCGTGAGGCTATGACTCAAGTTAGTGAACGGGAGGAGAAGGTTGTAGAACAGCTTAGAGAACTGAGACAG AGAATGATGACAATGATGACTGAAGTTGACTACCTCCTGGGAATCACAGAGAAACCAGACTATGATCTCGAGACCTTTGTGAGCAGAGCTAAGTACTTCGTAGAGGACGGCTCAAGAAATTTCCTCAGCGTTAGAG AAACACTGGATGCCCTGGGGGCTGCCATGCAACTGGAGGAGCAAGCCAGCAAGCAGATAAGAAGGCAGAGGCCTTAG
- the KIF2C gene encoding kinesin-like protein KIF2C isoform X2, with protein sequence MDSRLCRNVYPGLVVNIQRSNGLIHKATVSAVKEEQCSVLVEWSEAGITKGKEIGINDVIAVNPELSELPAADAKENVPLQDNVTVQKQKRRTTLSKIPAPREAVRGRSRMSAITESQCIQEDEMVVDPSTSVQARKYLSVPAGRTRASRLGCVPEASLPGVNENTENHLPAARTSTSGSPVRRRSNIVKEMEKMKSKREEKRAQISEIRIKRAQEFDSSCPNWEFARMIKEFRATLNCQPISVDDPIEEHRICVCVRKRPLNRQELQKKECDVVTVPSKCVLMVHEPKQKVDLTKYLDTQTFRFDFSFDETSSNEMVYRFTARPLVETIFEGGKATCFAYGQTGSGKTHTMGGDFSGKIQNASKGIYAFASQDVFLLLSQPRYRSQNLEVYVTFFEIYNGKVFDLLNKKAKLRVLEDGKQQVQVVGLQERQVGCAEDVIRMIAIGSACRTSGQTFANASSSRSHACFQIILRQRGQLIGKFSLVDLAGNERGADTASADRQTRMEGAEINKSLLALKECIRALGQNKSHTPFRESKLTQVLRDSFIGTNSRTCMIAMISPGMNSCEYTLNTLRYADRVKELSPHDGGSDMQNQMETEEMETGGEDLGLQYSFSKDEEEDLSPHMFNYREAMTQVSEREEKVVEQLRELRQRMMTMMTEVDYLLGITEKPDYDLETFVSRAKYFVEDGSRNFLSVRETLDALGAAMQLEEQASKQIRRQRP encoded by the exons ATGGACTCCCGCCTGTGCCGCAATGTCTACCCCGGCCTCGTCGTTAACATCCAGCGGAGCAATG GTTTAATCCACAAGGCGACGGTGAGCGCGGTGAAAGAGGAGCAGTGCTCCGTGCTGGTGGAGTGGTCTGAGGCCGGCATCACCAAGGGCAAGGAG ATTGGTATTAATGATGTGATAGCAGTAAATCCTGAATTATCAGAACTACCTGCTGCTGATGCGAAAGAGAACGTCCCTTTGCAAGACAATGTAACTGTACAG aaacagaagcGTAGAACAACCCTTTCAAAAATTCCTGCTCCACGGGAAG CTGTGCGTGGCCGTTCCAGGATGTCTGCTATCACAGAGTCTCAGTGCATCCAGGAAGATGAGATGGTCGTAGATCCCAGCACTTCTGTGCAAGCcagaaaatatttgtcagtTCCTG CTGGCCGAACCAGGGCTagcaggctgggctgtgttCCAGAAGCCTCACTGCCAGgtgtaaatgaaaatacagagaatcATCTGCCTGCTGCTAGAACGAGCACTTCAGGGAGCCCAG TTAGGAGAAGATCTAACATTGtgaaagagatggagaaaatgaaaagcaagagagaagaaaaaagagctcAAATCAGTGAAATCAGGATAAAACGAGCGCAG GAGTTTGACAGCAGCTGTCCAAACTGGGAGTTTGCACGTATGATCAAGGAATTCAGAGCAACTTTAAACTGCCAGCCAATATCTGTAGATGATCCA aTAGAAGAACATAGGatttgtgtctgtgtgaggAAGCGCCCTCTCAATAGGCAAG AACTTCAAAAAAAGGAGTGTGATGTGGTCACTGTTCCGAGCAAGTGTGTCCTGATGGTGCATGAGCCAAAGCAGAAAGTAGACCTAACCAAATACCTTGACACCCAGACATTTAGATTTGACTTTTCATTTGATGAAACCTCTTCTAATGAAATGGTGTACAG ATTCACTGCTAGACCACTTGTCGAGACCATCTTTGAGGGTGGAAAAGCGACATGCTTTGCATATGGCCAGACAGGCAGTGGCAAGACACAT ACTATGGGCGGAGACTTCTCTGGGAAAATACAGAATGCCTCAAAGGGCATATATGCCTTTGCCT CACAAGATGTCTTCCTCCTCCTAAGCCAGCCCAGGTACAGGAGTCAGAATCTGGAAGTCTACGTgactttctttgaaatatacAATGGAAAG GTGTTTGACCTCTTGAATAAGAAGGCCAAGCTTCGAGTCCTGGAGGATGGCAAGCAGCAGGTCCAGGTTGTTGGTCTCCAAGAAAGACAAgttggctgtgctgaggatgtCATCAGAATGATCGCGATTGGCAGTGCCTGCAG GACGTCTGGGCAGACTTTTGCAAATGCCAGCTCTTCACGGTCACACGCCTGCTTCCAAATCATACTGCGCCAAAGAGGACAACTGATTGGCAAATTTTCCTTGGTGGATCTGGCAGGAAATGAGAGGGGTGCAGACACAGCTAGTGCTGATCGGCAGACACGAATGGAAGGTGCAGAAATCAATAAGAGCTTGCTGGCTTTGAAG GAGTGTATCCGAGCTTTAGGGCAGAACAAGTCTCACACCCCTTTTCGGGAGAGCAAGCTGACCCAGGTGCTAAGAGACTCTTTCATAGGAACAAACTCAAGGACCTGTATG ATAGCAATGATTTCTCCAGGCATGAATTCGTGTGAGTACACCTTAAACACACTGAGATACGCTGACAG AGTGAAAGAGCTCAGCCCTCATGATGGAGGTAGTGACATGCAGAATCAGATGGAGACTGAGGAAATGGAGACTGGTGGAGAAGACTTGGGTCTTCAATACAGT ttctccaaggatgaggaggaagatcTCTCTCCCCACATGTTCAACTATCGTGAGGCTATGACTCAAGTTAGTGAACGGGAGGAGAAGGTTGTAGAACAGCTTAGAGAACTGAGACAG AGAATGATGACAATGATGACTGAAGTTGACTACCTCCTGGGAATCACAGAGAAACCAGACTATGATCTCGAGACCTTTGTGAGCAGAGCTAAGTACTTCGTAGAGGACGGCTCAAGAAATTTCCTCAGCGTTAGAG AAACACTGGATGCCCTGGGGGCTGCCATGCAACTGGAGGAGCAAGCCAGCAAGCAGATAAGAAGGCAGAGGCCTTAG
- the RPS8 gene encoding 40S ribosomal protein S8: protein MGISRDNWHKRRKTGGKRKPYHKKRKYELGRPPANTKIGPRRIHTVRVRGGNKKYRALRLDVGNFSWGSECCTRKTRIIDVVYNASNNELVRTKTLVKNCIVLIDSTPYRQWYEAHYALPLGRKKGAKLTPEEEEILNKKRSKKIQKKYDERKKHAKIANILEEQFQQGKLLACIASRPGQCGRADGYVLEGKELEFYLRKIKARKGK from the exons ATGG GTATCTCCAGGGACAACTGGCATAAGCGCCGCAAGACCGGGGGCAAGAGGAAGCCCTACCACAAGAAGAGGAAGTATGAGTTGGGGCGACCTCCCGCCAACACTAAG ATTGGCCCGCGCCGGATCCACACAGTGAGGGTTCGTGGTGGGAATAAGAAGTACCGAGCCCTTCGGTTGGATGTCGGCAACTTCTCCTGGGGGTCGGAAT GCTGCACTCGCAAGACCCGAATCATCGATGTCGTGTACAACGCTTCCAACAACGAGCTGGTGCGGACAAAGACCCTGGTGAAGAACTGCATCGTGCTCATCGACAGCACCCCGTACCGGCAGTGGTACGAGGCCCACTATGCTTTGCCCCTGGGACGCAAGAAGGGCGCCAAACTG ACTCCTGAAGAGGAGGAAATACTGAACAAGAAACGTTCAAAGAAGATCCAGAAAAAATATGATGAGCGAAAGAAGCATGCCAAGATAGCAAATATTCTTGAGGAGCAGTTCCAGCAAGGAAAGCTACTTG CCTGCATTGCCTCCAGACCTGGACAGTGTGGCCGAGCCGATGGCTACGTGTTGGAAGGCAAGGAATTGGAGTTCTACCTGAGGAAGATCAAGGCCAGAAAAGGCAAATGA
- the LOC116791101 gene encoding SLIT and NTRK-like protein 6: protein MGRAAAGTGLGIVSLWGSLLLTAGLALDPASPICNCSEPMDFQAFREAPLPESCCLNFTSSNITHLDWGALVGVQGLRELYLSHCGITAISNAQGVPPALEILHLSHNLLESLPGSFLENAPNLRVLYLDSNQLQDLPRSFLKASSQVQEVYLGFNALTFLPASLLKPTLLQLQLSNNSWDCSCALLTNLAGWSSLADDVICHTPERYRGMDLQSIPQDELCRSHGLTALFICLPPLLILASVTWCFYRQKKKTNYNLQNRSQSHRATVDRGNVPVSAEPHHYNPYELPAAPAETEKKVLLGRQVLLQPFAEPLESGRDLYEEVEIQVGSPSSSQVSAYEGQLGTSAPRAEELGGSEPEVDTVSVSEVLKDSADREKIYMSQSTNYYNLVPGIELEDSDNLEYETIDLH, encoded by the exons ATGGGGCGTGCGGCGGCTG GCACCGGGCTGGGGATCGTGTCCCTCTGGGGCAGCCTCCTGCTCACTGCCGGCCTTGCCCTCGACCCAGCATCGCCAATCTGCAACTGCTCAGAGCCCATGGACTTCCAAGCTTTCCGGGAGGCTCCACTCCCCGAGAGCTGCTGCCTCAACTTCACCAGCTCCAACATCACCCACCTCGACTGGGGTGCACTGgtgggggtgcaggggctgcGGGAGCTCTACCTCTCGCACTGTGGTATCACAGCTATCAGCAACGCACAGGGAGTCCCCCCTGCCTTGGAGATCTTGCACTTAAGTCACAACCTGCTGGAAAGTCTCCCTGGAAGCTTTCTGGAAAATGCCCCTAATTTGAGGGTTCTTTATCTGGACAGCAACCAGCTCCAGGATCTACCCAGGTCCTTCCTGAAAGCATCATCCCAGGTCCAGGAGGTCTACCTGGGATTCAATGCCCTGACCTTCCTTCCCGCCAGCCTCCTGAAGCCGACTCTGCTCCAGCTTCAGCTCTCCAACAACAGCTGGGACTGCAGCTGTGCTTTGCTCACCAACTTGGCGGGTTGGTCCAGCCTGGCTGATGATGTTATCTGCCACACGCCGGAGCGGTACCGCGGCATGGACCTCCAGAGCATCCCCCAGGATGAGCTGTGCCGCTCGCACGGCCTCACTGCCCTCTTCATCTGCCTGCCCCCTCTCCTCATCCTCGCCAGCGTCACTTGGTGCTTCtacaggcagaagaaaaagaccAACTACAACCTTCAGAACAGGTCCCAGAGCCACCGGGCCACAGTAGACAGGGGCAATGTGCCGGTGTCTGCAGAGCCCCACCACTACAACCCCTACgagctgcctgctgctcctgctgagaCTGAGAAAAAGGTGCTACTGGGGAGACAGGTCCTGCTCCAACCCTTTGCAGAACCACTGGAGAGTGGGAGAGACCTCTATGAGGAGGTGGAGATTCAGGTGGGATCCCCCAGCAGTTCCCAGGTGTCAGCCTATGAAGGGCAGCTGGGCACCTCGGCACcaagggcagaggagctggggggcaGCGAGCCAGAGGTGGACACTGTCAGCGTGAGCGAAGTCCTGAAGGACTCTGCCGACCGGGAGAAGATCTACATGAGTCAGTCAACCAACTATTACAACCTGGTACCTGGCATCGAGCTGGAGGACTCGGACAACCTGGAGTATGAGACCATCGACCTGCACTGA